GGCAAGACCGCTGCGTTTCTTATCTCGACCATTACCCAACTGCTGGAAACACCGCCGCCGGATGAGCGCTACATGGGCGAGCCGCGTGCGCTGATCATCGCCCCGACCCGCGAACTGGTAATGCAGATTGCCAACGATGCCGAAGGATTGACCCGGCATTGCGGGCTCAATGTCATGGCGTTCGTCGGCGGGATGGACACCGACAAGCAGCTCAAGCAGCTGGAGAAGCGCTACGTCGATATTCTGGTCGCGACCCCTGGGCGACTGCTGGACTTCTGCAATCGCGGCGAACTGCATCTGGATCTGGTCGAGATGATGGTGCTGGACGAAGCCGACCGCATGCTCGACATGGGCTTCATCCCCCAGGTGCGGCAGATCATTCGCCAGACACCGCGCAAGGGCGACCGGCAGACCCTGCTGTTCTCCGCCACCTTCAGCGATGACGTGATGAATCTTGCCCAGCAGTGGACGGTGAACCCGGCGATCGTGGAAATCGAGCCCGAACGCCCCGCCTCGGAGAACATTACGCAGAAGGTTTACGCCGTCAGCGGCGCGGACAAATACAAGCTGCTGTATAACCTGATCACCCAGCTCGATCTCGAGCGCGTGATGGTGTTCGCCAACCGCAAGGACGAGGTGCGCCGGGTTCAGGAGCGTCTGGTTCGGGACGGCATCAACGCAGCGCAGCTTTCTGGTGATGTACCTCAGCAAAAACGCGTGCGCACGCTGGACAACTTCCGCGAAGGCAAGCTGCGGGTACTGGTGGCCACCGATGTGGCCGGACGCGGCATCCACATCGACGGCATCAGTCACGTCGTCAACTACACGCTGCCTGAAGATCCGGAGGATTACGTGCACCGCATCGGCCGCACCGGGCGAGCCGGCGCCAAGGGGACGTCGATCAGCCTGGCCAGCGAAGACGATGCATTCCAGATCCCGCCGATCGAAACATTGCTCGGCGAGAAACTCGACTGCATCCCGCCGGAGGAGATTTACCTCAAGCCGATACCGCGGCGCCAGCAGACGGTTGAGGAAAAGGCCGCCAGCGACGCCAACGAAGCTGAACAGCGCGCCGCAGCCGATGCCAACCGCCGTCGCTCCTCCTCGACCAACCGCCCTCGACGTCGCTAGACAAATCGCTACCGCTCCATGACCCGGCAGCTGGCTGCCGGGATTGTCCAGGCAGGAACCACCTGCTCTACCCCGCCATCTGTTCGTCTCGCGACGAGCTCATGCGCCCCTCGATTTGCAAGGAGTACCATCATGACCAAGCCCTCTTTCGCTCTTGCCGGTATCGTGGCGATCGCCCTCGCCGGGTGCGCCAACAAGCAGGACTCCACAGCCGACCTGATGCGTCAGCACGCTGCCCAGGACAGCTCACGTGCAGCAATGCAGAAGGACCTGGCAAAACAGTGGGATCGCGGCAACGAACTCATCGTATCGGGCAACAAGCAGCTCAAGGTGGCTGAGAAGCGCGAAAAACAGGCTGAGAAACAACTGCGTCAGGCGCAGAAGAACCTGAAACAGGCCAGGCGCGACATAGCAAAAGGCGAGCGACTGAAGCAGCGGGCGGAAAAACGCTTTGCCGACGAATTTCCCCAAAGCCGCCTCTGAAAACCGGCAGGACGGGCCCGCGCGAGCACAGCCGGGCCCACCAATATAGCCCCTCTTGCAGCTCGCCGAAAATCGCCGCTCGTCTGTTTGACCAACACAGTGAAAAATAACGGCTCGGCGCTTGTGAGTGTCGTCAGCGATGCGCTATACATCGAATAACCGACCGAAGCGTAGCGGTGATCCTTTGATACCACGCGCCAGGCGAGTCGGCCAAGCGGACTGCCAGGCGCAGCATTGCGCTTGATACAGTCTGGTATTACCGGCCCTTGCGAGGTAATAGCATATGGAAGCGTGCGGACCGACCCGTCATTCCTTCTACGTCCTTGATACCAATGTTCTGATCCACGACCCCAATGCCCTGCTCAACTTTGAAGAGCATCATGTCATCATCCCGATGACCGTCCTTGAAGAACTCGACAAGCTCAAATCCGGAAAGACCAGTATTGCCGCCGATTGCCGCCAGGCCATCCGACTCATAGATCAGACACTCGCCGATGCACCGCCAGACCAGGTCGAACAGGGCGTACCCATATCGCGAGGCAAGCTAGGCCCCCACGGCACCCTGGCGATCCTCATGGACAAGGCCCCCATCCCCTCGCACTGCCTCCCCAACGACCTCAACGACAACAAGATCATCAACCAGCTCTGCCAACTCCAGCACCGCCACCCCGACGACCGAATCGTTCTTGTCTCCAAAGACATCAACATGCGACTGAAGGCTCGAGCGTGCGGCATCGACGCAGAGGATTACCATACCGACCAGCTCATCGACGACATTGCCCTGCTCGCGCGGGGGTATCACGAAGTGGAGGGTTCGTTCTGGGAGCGTGTCGGCAAGGTGGAGACCCACCAGCGGTTGGGGCAGACGGTGCATGAGGTACAACTGGGCGAGAATCTTCCCGGGTTGCATATCAACGATTTCATCATCGACCAGCAGGGTTTTGTCGGCTGGGTCAAGCACATCGACGGGCTCAATCTGACCGTGCGCGACCTGCACCAGGAGCCGCTACTGCATCAGGAAGCCTGGGGGTTGCGGCCGCGCGACATCTTCCAGTCGCTGGCGATGTATGCGTTGCTCGACCCGGACATCCATCTGGTCAACCTGACCGGCGCCGCGGGCTCGGGCAAAACCATCCTGGCCCTGGCCGCAGCGATCGAGCAGACCATGGTCAGCAAGACGTACCGTCGCATCATTGCCACCCGCAGTACCCAGGGGCTGGATGAGGACATCGGCTTCCTGCCAGGCACCGAAGCCGAAAAAATGGAGCCCTGGCTGGGCGCGATCACCGACAACCTCGAAGCCCTGCATATGGACGATGAGTGTACGCACGGCAGTGTCGACTACATCCTCGACAGAGTCCCGCTGCAGTTCAAGTCGCTCAACTACATTCGCGGCCGCAGCTTCCAGCAGAGCTTCATCCTGATTGACGAAAGCCAAAACCTTACGCCCCATCAGATCAAGACCATCATCACCCGCGCCGGGGCCGGTTCCAAAGTGGTTTGCCTGGGCAACCTGGCGCAGATCGACACGCCGTACCTGAATGCCACCAGTTCAGGTCTCACCTATCTGACCGAGTGCTTCAAAGACTTCCCCCATGGCGTTCATATCCATCTGCAGGGCGTTCCACGCTCGGCGCTGGCCGAATACGCCGAGACCCATCTCTGACTACTCGGCGCCCTGCGGGGCGCCTCGTCGTTTCCTCTCTGGTATTCACTCGTACGACGCGCGCCGCAGCGGTTGCGCGGGATCATCGGCGGATTCTATCGACCCAATTTTACGTCCCATGCGTACGCTTGCGGCATAATGACGTTCGCTTTCCACAGGAGCCGTTATCGATGTTGATGGTCATCTCGCCCGCGAAAACGCTGGACTACGACAGCACCCCGATCACCGACAAGTTCACTCAGCCACGCTATCTGGATGACAGCCAGGAGCTGATCGACGTCCTCAAGGAGAAGTCGCCGCAGGATATTGCCGAGCTGATGTCGCTGTCTGACAAGCTCGCCAGCCTCAACGTCGCACGCTACGGGAGCTGGAAAAAGAAAGCGACCAGGAGCAATGCCCGTCAGGCGTTACTCGCGTTCAAGGGCGATGTGTACACCGGGCTTGCCGTCGAGGATTTCACCGAGCAGGACCTGGAGTTCGCCCAGCAACATCTGCGGATGCTGTCGGGCCTGTACGGCGTGCTGCGGCCGCTGGACCTCATGCAACCCTACCGTCTGGAGATGGGCACCAAACTGGCCAATTCACGCGGCAGGGATCTGTACAGCTTCTGGGGAGAGCGGATCAGCGAATCACTGAACAAGGATCTGGCCAAACAGGGGGACTACATATTGCTGAACCTCGCTTCGCAGGAATATTTCGGGGCGGTGAAGCCGAGGGCGCTCAAGGCGCGAGTGATTGAGGCGGTGTTCAAGGATCGCAAGAATGGCGACTACAAGATCGTCAGCTTCTATGCGAAGAAGGCTCGCGGCCTGATGGCGCGCTTTGTAATCAAGGAGCGCGTCACCGATGCGGAAGGTTTGAAAGCTTTCGATCTGGACGGTTATGCCTTTGACAAGGCCAGCTCATCGCCCGACAAGCTGGTTTTTCTGCGCGACCATCACAGCTGATCGTCAGCCACACCGCGAGCGAGCACCGGCGCATGCCGGGCTCGCTTGTGAGCTGCAGCGTTTACTGATCGAAGCCCGGGCTGACCCGCTGCAGTTTGCGGATCAGAGCTGGCCACGCCACACCGCTACCGGCACCGCGAGTCACCTTGCGCATACTTTCCTTGGCACCGTCGAGAATGGCCTGCGGGATGGGTATCAGCTCACTGCCACCGGCCTGCGCGGCGATCTGGATCTCGCAGCAGCGCTGGAAGGTGTACATGGTCAGGAAGGCATCGGATACCGACTTTCCGCACGTCATCAGACCGTGGTTGCGCAGCATCATGTTGTTGGTGTTACCCAGGTCGGCCTGCAGACGGGCTTTCTCCTCGTCATTGAGCGCGACCCCTTCGTAATCGTGATACGACAGGCTGCTCAGCACGAAGATCGACTGCTGGGAAATCGGCAGGATGCCGTTCTTCTGTGCAGATACACCCACGCCAGCGTTGGTGTGCGTGTGCATGACGCATCCGGCATCGTGGCGCACTTCATGCACCGCGCTGTGAATGGTGAAGCCGGCCGGGTTGATGTCGTAGGGCGAATCCATCAGCTTGTTGCCCTGCAGGTCGATCTTGACCAGGCTGGAGGCGGTGATTTCCTCGAACATCATGCCGTACGGGTTGATCAGGAAATGTTCAGTGCCGGGAATCTTGGCCGAAACGTGGGTAAACACCACGTCGTCCCACCCGTACATGGCGATCAGACGGTAGCAGGCCGCCAGATCCACGCGTGTCTGCCATTCTTCTGCACTGACCTGGGATTTGACGTCCAACTGCTCGATAGGCTGAACTGCGTTCATGGGTAGATCCTCTTGATGGCGTAATCGACGGCCTGATACATCCCGGCCGACTTGCGGCATACTGTGAATGTTCAGATTAGCAGGGAGTCTAGAGGGTGACAGCGAGAAGGACTGTCAAGCACTTTACAGTGTCCGGCAAGGCCGAGAGCAGTCAACTGGTCGGGCTGCTACAGCGCAATCGCTGGTTTCGCGATCTACCGCAGGACTGCATCGACGAAATGGTCGCCCTGGCCCGCCTGCGCCTTCTTGATGATGGCGAGCGCCTGCACGCCAAGGATGATCCGCCGGATGGGTTGTACGGCGTGATCAGCGGCGCAGTGAAGATCAGCAGCAGCGGCGCGGACGGCCGTGAAGCGCTGCTCACCGTGCTCAGCCCTGGGAACTGGTTCGGCGAGATATCCCTGTTCGATGGTCTCCCGCGTACGCATGACGCGCACGGGGTTGGCGCAACCGAACTACTGATGATTCCGCGGCAGGGATTCCAGCAACTGCTGGAGCGCCGTCCCGAGCTCTACCCGCACTTCATGCGGCTGCTATGCCGCCGAATTCGCCTGTCCTTTGCGATGCTCGAGGACAGCGCCCTGCTGCCGCTGTCCTCGCGGCTGGCCAAGCGGCTGCTGATGCATTCACACAATTATGGACAGACCGACGAAGTTGGCGGACAGCCGTCGATACAGCTGTCTCAGGAAGCGCTCGGGCTGATGCTCAACAGCTCCAGGCAGAGCATCAACAAGCTGCTCAAGCGCCTGGAGCAGGCAGGCTGGCTGAAGATCAACTATGGCCAGATCGTCATCCTCAATGAAGACGCACTGACCCGCCTGGCCACAGGCGACCTGCTTGCCGATTCGCCTGACTAGTTCAGCCCTGTAAGGCCGCGTAGAAATCCGAAAGCCACGGCTCGGCGTCCGCTTCCGGCGTCACCGTCTCACTGGCGTCCAGACGCAGCATTGGCACCGCCTCGCGCGCCTGCAACTCCAGCAGGGTTTCGCGCAGCTGCTCCCCTGCCAGACAGAAGGTATCGCCGTAGGCACTATCACCGAGCGCGATGACCCCGAACGGCAAACCGGTGAGTAGTGGAAACCGGTCATGCAGTTCCGCGTGAAAGGCCACCAGTGTGTCCGGCAATTCACCCATGCCGGTGGTAGCGCAGCATACCAGCAGCGCATCGGCGTTTTCGGCCAGCAATCCATCGACGCTCGCACCCTTCATGCGTACCACTTCAAGCCCTGCCGCCCGAGCCTGGTTGGCCGCCTCGTCGGCGACCAGATCGGCAGTACCGTAGACCGATCCGCTAATGATCACGAGCTTCATCGCGTTCTCCTGTAATGTTCCGGCGCACATTATGCCCCAACCGCGGCGCCGGACGCTCCCGGTAGACAGTCGTTGGCGTTGCGATAGAATGACCCGCTAACAAGAGGAGCCCTTGCATGATCAACGCCAAACTTTTGCAGCTGGTCGTCAACGCATCGAATGACGGCGTGGTCGTAGCGGAGCAGGAAGGCGAGGACAACATTCTCATTTACGTCAACCAGGCCTTCGAGCGGTTGACCGGCTATAGCGCCGAAGAGATCCTCTATCAGGACTGCCGCTTCCTGCAGATGGGCGATCGCGAGCAGGAAGGGTTGAATCTGATCAAGCAGGCCATCAGCGAACGCCGCCCCACCCGTCAGGTCGTGCGCAACTATCGCAAGGATGGCTCCTTGTTCTGGAACGAGCTGTCCATCACGCCGGTGTTCAACGAAGCCGATCAGCTCACCTACTTCATCGGTATCCAGAAGGACGTGACCGAACAGGTCAAGGCCACCCAGCGTGCCGAGGCGCTGGAAGCCGAAGTCATCGAACTGAAAAAGCAGCTGGCCGCCGCAGCCGCCCGTTAGCCGCTCCAGGCCATCTGGTCGGCTTCGGCGTCAGTCAATCGCACGTTGCCTGCCGTGAACGATTCGAGGTCGATACCGTGGGATCCGTCTACCAGAACCTTGCTAATCCAGTAGCGAGGCCCTGCGCCGGCGCCCGATGAGGCAGCCAGATCCACCACGACCTGCTCGATAGGCCGCTTGTTCTCGTCACGCACCAGCGCGATCTTGGGCAACAGCCGGTGCATCGGGTCCACCGACAGCACTACCCCCACTTCACCGGTATTCATTTCCACCAGCGAGCCGGGCGGATAGATGCCAATGCACTCGATGAAATTGACCACCAGC
Above is a window of Halopseudomonas nanhaiensis DNA encoding:
- the yaaA gene encoding peroxide stress protein YaaA, with the translated sequence MLMVISPAKTLDYDSTPITDKFTQPRYLDDSQELIDVLKEKSPQDIAELMSLSDKLASLNVARYGSWKKKATRSNARQALLAFKGDVYTGLAVEDFTEQDLEFAQQHLRMLSGLYGVLRPLDLMQPYRLEMGTKLANSRGRDLYSFWGERISESLNKDLAKQGDYILLNLASQEYFGAVKPRALKARVIEAVFKDRKNGDYKIVSFYAKKARGLMARFVIKERVTDAEGLKAFDLDGYAFDKASSSPDKLVFLRDHHS
- a CDS encoding PAS domain S-box protein, which produces MINAKLLQLVVNASNDGVVVAEQEGEDNILIYVNQAFERLTGYSAEEILYQDCRFLQMGDREQEGLNLIKQAISERRPTRQVVRNYRKDGSLFWNELSITPVFNEADQLTYFIGIQKDVTEQVKATQRAEALEAEVIELKKQLAAAAAR
- the rhlB gene encoding ATP-dependent RNA helicase RhlB, with protein sequence MLKALKNLFKAGDAPESSQHSAVAETAPAAPSERQQPTEQPPSAESNERPSRPRKPRQPPKPRERKPAPAPTWSIEDFIVEPSEGKTRFHDFPLPPSLMRAIQDQGFSYCTPIQAKVLGSTLQGQDAIGRAQTGTGKTAAFLISTITQLLETPPPDERYMGEPRALIIAPTRELVMQIANDAEGLTRHCGLNVMAFVGGMDTDKQLKQLEKRYVDILVATPGRLLDFCNRGELHLDLVEMMVLDEADRMLDMGFIPQVRQIIRQTPRKGDRQTLLFSATFSDDVMNLAQQWTVNPAIVEIEPERPASENITQKVYAVSGADKYKLLYNLITQLDLERVMVFANRKDEVRRVQERLVRDGINAAQLSGDVPQQKRVRTLDNFREGKLRVLVATDVAGRGIHIDGISHVVNYTLPEDPEDYVHRIGRTGRAGAKGTSISLASEDDAFQIPPIETLLGEKLDCIPPEEIYLKPIPRRQQTVEEKAASDANEAEQRAAADANRRRSSSTNRPRRR
- a CDS encoding class II aldolase/adducin family protein, with product MNAVQPIEQLDVKSQVSAEEWQTRVDLAACYRLIAMYGWDDVVFTHVSAKIPGTEHFLINPYGMMFEEITASSLVKIDLQGNKLMDSPYDINPAGFTIHSAVHEVRHDAGCVMHTHTNAGVGVSAQKNGILPISQQSIFVLSSLSYHDYEGVALNDEEKARLQADLGNTNNMMLRNHGLMTCGKSVSDAFLTMYTFQRCCEIQIAAQAGGSELIPIPQAILDGAKESMRKVTRGAGSGVAWPALIRKLQRVSPGFDQ
- a CDS encoding PhoH family protein — translated: MEACGPTRHSFYVLDTNVLIHDPNALLNFEEHHVIIPMTVLEELDKLKSGKTSIAADCRQAIRLIDQTLADAPPDQVEQGVPISRGKLGPHGTLAILMDKAPIPSHCLPNDLNDNKIINQLCQLQHRHPDDRIVLVSKDINMRLKARACGIDAEDYHTDQLIDDIALLARGYHEVEGSFWERVGKVETHQRLGQTVHEVQLGENLPGLHINDFIIDQQGFVGWVKHIDGLNLTVRDLHQEPLLHQEAWGLRPRDIFQSLAMYALLDPDIHLVNLTGAAGSGKTILALAAAIEQTMVSKTYRRIIATRSTQGLDEDIGFLPGTEAEKMEPWLGAITDNLEALHMDDECTHGSVDYILDRVPLQFKSLNYIRGRSFQQSFILIDESQNLTPHQIKTIITRAGAGSKVVCLGNLAQIDTPYLNATSSGLTYLTECFKDFPHGVHIHLQGVPRSALAEYAETHL
- a CDS encoding Crp/Fnr family transcriptional regulator, giving the protein MTARRTVKHFTVSGKAESSQLVGLLQRNRWFRDLPQDCIDEMVALARLRLLDDGERLHAKDDPPDGLYGVISGAVKISSSGADGREALLTVLSPGNWFGEISLFDGLPRTHDAHGVGATELLMIPRQGFQQLLERRPELYPHFMRLLCRRIRLSFAMLEDSALLPLSSRLAKRLLMHSHNYGQTDEVGGQPSIQLSQEALGLMLNSSRQSINKLLKRLEQAGWLKINYGQIVILNEDALTRLATGDLLADSPD
- a CDS encoding flavodoxin domain-containing protein; protein product: MKLVIISGSVYGTADLVADEAANQARAAGLEVVRMKGASVDGLLAENADALLVCCATTGMGELPDTLVAFHAELHDRFPLLTGLPFGVIALGDSAYGDTFCLAGEQLRETLLELQAREAVPMLRLDASETVTPEADAEPWLSDFYAALQG